From Daucus carota subsp. sativus chromosome 6, DH1 v3.0, whole genome shotgun sequence, the proteins below share one genomic window:
- the LOC108227231 gene encoding transcription factor-like protein DPB — protein sequence MISGSNREGASKSWGTNGSGQSVSTSGSVGSPTTRSEAVVNTPPSDKTLIRLNHIDAHADDVASQATDINKKKKRGQRAVGGDKNGRGLRQFSMKVCEKVQSKGRTTYNEVADELVAEFSDPGNGISSPDQQQYDEKNIRRRVYDALNVLMAMDIISKDKKEIQWRGLPRTSMNDIEELKCELLGLRSRVEKKAAYLQELEEQYVGLQNLIQRNEQLYSSGDTPSGGVALPFILVQTRPHATVEVEISEDMQLVHFDFNSTPFELHDDNYVLKAMKVCERQQGNEPQIPSDGGESSSVPVFQPQIAQPSSLGVQSSRPPTSPPLPGILKAARVKNAH from the exons ATGATCAGTGGGAGTAATAGAGAAGGAGCAAGCAAGTCATGGGGCACCAATGGCTCCGGCCAATCGGTGTCGACTAGCGGCAGCGTTGGCTCTCCTACAACCCGGAGTGAGGCGGTTGTCAACACTCCCCCCAGTGATAAGACTTTAATTAGGCTTAATCATATTGATGCTCATGCTGATGATGTTGCATCTCAAGCTACTGATAT taataaaaagaaaaaaagaggtCAACGAGCAGTTGGAGGGGATAAGAATGGCAGGGGACTCCGCCAATTTAGCATGAAAG TTTGTGAGAAAGTGCAAAGCAAGGGAAGAACTACTTATAACGAG GTCGCAGATGAACTTGTGGCTGAATTTTCTGATCCTGGCAATGGAATTTCATCCCCAGACCAG CAACAATATGATGAGAAAAACATCCGTCGAAGGGTATATGATGCTCTTAATGTTCTCATGGCTATGGATATCATATCCAAGGATAAAAAAGAAATACAGTGGAGGGGTCTGCCTCGGACTAGCATGAACGACATTGAGGAATTAAAG TGTGAGCTTCTTGGACTGCGAAGTAGGGTTGAAAAGAAAGCAGCATATCTGCAAGAACTGGAGGAGCAA TATGTAGGTCTGCAGAACCTTATACAACGGAATGAGCAATTATACAGCTCTGGGGATACTCCTAGCGGTGGCGTGGCCTTACCTTTCATATTAGTGCAG ACTCGTCCTCACGCAACTGTTGAAGTGGAGATATCAGAAGATATGCAACTGGTGCATTTTGACTTTAATAG CACCCCTTTTGAGCTTCATGATGACAATTATGTTCTCAAGGCTATGAAAGTATGTGAAAGACAACAGGGTAATGAGCCACAAATTCCCTCAGATGGAGGAGAAAGCTCCAGTGTTCCGGTGTTCCAACCTCAAATTGCTCAGCCTTCCAGTTTGGGCGTACAATCTAGTAGACCTCCTACTTCACCTCCTCTTCCTGGAATTTTAAAGGCTGCCCGAGTAAAGAATGCGCACTAG
- the LOC108227230 gene encoding ABC transporter B family member 1: MEREDKRGGRGWFVRKCKAMSQEYEEEEIKSNNNSNHNNNTCTVSSSEQWKCSETEGIQLVVSTPPPQIHTHLQAQTFSEPQATPLDKAQEEAELFQEAKCKTEMEGSSDQGSSKKIDEDKKKQAAAVGFLELFRFADRLDYVLMIVGTVGAFVHGCSLPVFLRFFADLVNSFGSNADNIDKMTQEVLKYAFYFLIVGAAIWASSWAEISCWMWTGERQTTKMRIEYLESALNQDVQFFDTEVRTSDVVFGINTDAVMVQDAISEKLGNFIHYMATFVSGFVVGFTAVWQLALVTLAVVPLIAVIGAIHQITLSKLSAKTQEALSQAGNIAEQTVGQIRMVFAFVGESRALKAYSSALKTAQRLGYKSGFSKGLGLGATYFTVFCCYALLLWYGGYLVRHHYTNGGLAIATMFSVMIGGIALGQSAPSMAAFAKARVAAAKIFLIIDHKPSVNRNSETGLELESVLGQVEIKNVDFSYPSRPDVLILNNFSLSVPSGKTIALVGSSGSGKSTVVSLIERFYDPTSGQVLLDGNDIKTLKLRWLRQQIGLVSQEPALFATTIKENILLGRPDASLVEIEEAARVANAHSFIIKLTDGYDTQVGERGLQLSGGQKQRIAIARAMLKNPAILLLDEATSALDSESEKLVQEALDRFMIGRTTLVIAHRLSTIRKADFVAVLHQGSVSEIGTHDELMFKGENGTYAKLIRLQEVAHETAINNARKSSARPSSARNSVSSPIITRNSSYGRSPYSRRLSDFSTSDFSLSLDVSYPGYRIEKLAFKEQASSFWRLAKMNSPEWPYALVGSVGSVVCGTLSAFFAYVLSVVLSVYYNQDHAYMIREIEKYCYLLIGVSSAALIFNTLQHFFWDVVGENLTKRVREKMLTAVLKNEMAWFDQEENESSRIAARLALDANNVRSAIGDRISVIMQNSALLLVACSVGFALQWRLALVLIAVFPIVVAATVLQKMFMQGFSGDLEAAHAKATQLAGEAVANVRTVAAFNSESKIVRLFTSNLETPLRRCFWKGQIAGSGYGIAQFLLYASYALGLWYASWLVKHGISDFSKTIRVFMVLMVSANGAAETLTLAPDFIKGGRAMQSVFDLLDRKTEIEPDDPDSTPMPDRIRGEVELKHVDFSYPSRPDMPVFRDLSIRARAGKILALVGPSGCGKSSVIALVQRFYEPSSGRVIIDGKDIRKYNLKTLRRHIAVVPQEPSLFATTIYDNIAYGHESATEAEITEAATLANAHKFISSLPDGYKTFVGERGVQLSGGQKQRIAIARALLRKAELMLLDEATSALDAESERCVQEALERACSGKTTIIVAHRLSTIRNAHVIGVIDDGKVAEQGSHSHLLKNYPDGCYSRMIQLQRFSHGQAVNMATGSSSSTARPREDQDRE; this comes from the exons aTGGAGAGAGAAGATAAAAGAGGAGGGAGAGGATGGTTTGTTCGTAAATGCAAAGCAATGTCACAAGAATATGAGGAGGAGGAAATAAAGAGCAATAATAATAGCAATCACAATAATAATACTTGCACTGTATCATCATCAGAGCAGTGGAAATGTTCTGAAACTGAAGGCATTCAGCTTGTTGTTTCAACACCTCCCCCTCAAATTCACACTCATTTACAAGCTCAAACCTTTAGTGAACCTCAAGCAACTCCATTAGATAAAGCCCAAGAAGAAGCAGAGCTTTTTCAAGAAGCAAAGTGTAAAACAGAGATGGAGGGTAGTTCTGATCAGGGGAGCAGCAAGAAGATTGATGAAGATAAGAAGAAGCAGGCTGCTGCAGTTGGGTTTTTAGAGCTCTTCAGATTTGCTGATAGATTAGATTATGTTTTGATGATTGTGGGCACTGTGGGTGCCTTTGTTCATGGCTGTTCTTTGCCTGTGTTTCTTAGATTCTTTGCAGATCTTGTGAATTCTTTTGGTTCTAATGCTGACAATATTGATAAGATGACTCAAGAAGTACTCAAG TATGCATTTTACTTTCTTATAGTTGGAGCTGCAATTTGGGCTTCTTCATGGGCAG AGATATCTTGTTGGATGTGGACTGGAGAGAGGCAAACAACTAAAATGAGGATTGAGTACTTAGAATCAGCTTTGAATCAAGATGTTCAATTTTTCGATACTGAAGTTAGGACTTCAGATGTTGTGTTTGGGATCAACACGGATGCTGTCATGGTCCAAGATGCTATTAGTGAAAAG TTGGGGAATTTCATTCACTATATGGCAACTTTTGTTTCTGGATTTGTTGTGGGATTTACTGCTGTGTGGCAATTAGCTTTGGTCACACTTGCGGTTGTTCCTCTTATAGCTGTGATTGGTGCTATCCACCAAATTACATTATCTAAGCTTTCTGCTAAGACCCAAGAAGCTCTTTCTCAGGCCGGAAATATTGCGGAGCAG ACAGTTGGTCAAATTCGGATGGTTTTCGCATTTGTCGGTGAGTCCAGAGCTCTTAAAGCATACTCGTCTGCTTTGAAGACTGCCCAAAGGCTCGGATACAAGAGTGGATTCTCGAAGGGGTTGGGACTCGGGGCTACGTACTTCACTGTCTTTTGTTGTTATGCTCTTTTGCTTTGGTATGGAGGTTATCTGGTGAGGCACCATTACACTAATGGGGGACTTGCTATAGCCACAATGTTCTCAGTTATGATAGGGGGAAT TGCTTTAGGACAATCTGCCCCAAGTATGGCTGCATTTGCAAAGGCAAGAGTTGCAGCTGCTAAAATCTTCCTAATTATCGATCACAAACCGAGTGTTAACAGAAACAGTGAAACGGGCCTGGAACTAGAATCAGTTTTAGGACAAGTCGAGATTAAAAACGTAGATTTTTCATATCCTTCCAGGCCAGACGTACTAATATTAAACAATTTTTCCTTAAGTGTGCCGTCCGGAAAGACCATAGCTTTAGTTGGAAGCAGTGGATCTGGAAAGAGCACTGTTGTTTCCCTCATTGAGAGGTTTTATGATCCCACCTCAG GTCAAGTTTTATTGGATGGAAACGATATAAAGACCCTAAAGCTTAGATGGTTGAGGCAGCAGATTGGACTGGTGAGCCAAGAGCCAGCACTATTTGCCACCACAATTAAAGAAAACATACTCCTGGGTAGGCCTGATGCAAGCCTCGTCGAGATCGAAGAAGCTGCTAGAGTTGCCAATGCTCATTCTTTTATCATCAAGCTCACTGATGGCTATGACACACAG GTAGGGGAGAGAGGATTGCAACTCTCTGGTGGACAAAAGCAGAGGATTGCTATAGCAAGAGCAATGCTGAAAAATCCAGCAATTTTGCTATtggatgaagcaacaagtgcgCTAGACTCTGAGTCAGAGAAGCTAGTTCAAGAAGCCCTTGACCGTTTCATGATTGGTAGAACAACTCTTGTCATTGCTCACAGACTATCCACAATCAGGAAGGCTGATTTTGTTGCCGTCCTGCACCAGGGTAGCGTCTCTGAAATTGGGACCCATGACGAGCTCATGTTCAAAGGAGAGAACGGGACTTATGCCAAACTCATTCGTCTGCAAGAAGTTGCACATGAAACTGCCATAAATAATGCTAGAAAGAGTAGTGCAAG GCCTTCTAGTGCAAGAAATTCAGTGAGTTCACCTATAATCACCAGGAATTCATCCTATGGACGGTCACCATACTCACGTCGCTTATCTGATTTCTCCACCTCTGACTTTAGCCTATCCCTCGATGTATCATATCCAGGTTACAGAATTGAAAAGCTTGCATTCAAGGAGCAAGCTAGTTCCTTCTGGCGGTTGGCAAAAATGAATTCTCCAGAATGGCCATATGCATTAGTTGGTTCAGTAGGTTCTGTTGTTTGTGGTACCCTCAGTGCGTTCTTTGCATATGTCCTCAGTGTTGTTCTTAGTGTTTACTACAATCAAGACCACGCTTACATGATTAGAGAAATTGAAAAATACTGTTATCTGTTGATTGGTGTCTCATCAGCCGCGCTGATATTTAACACACTGCAGCACTTTTTCTGGGATGTAGTAGGAGAAAATTTGACTAAACGGGTAAGAGAGAAAATGTTGACAGCAGTTCTGAAGAATGAAATGGCTTGGTTCGATCAGGAGGAAAACGAGAGCTCTAGAATTGCAGCTAGGCTAGCTCTTGATGCCAATAACGTTAGGTCAGCCATTGGGGATAGAATTTCAGTAATCATGCAGAACTCAGCACTTCTGCTAGTTGCCTGCTCTGTTGGCTTTGCTTTACAGTGGCGCCTAGCCCTGGTCCTCATTGCCGTTTTCCCAATTGTTGTTGCAGCCACTGTTTTGCAG AAAATGTTCATGCAAGGATTTTCTGGGGACTTGGAAGCTGCGCATGCCAAAGCCACACAATTAGCTGGGGAAGCTGTTGCAAATGTGAGAACTGTTGCGGCCTTTAATTCAGAGTCCAAGATTGTCAGACTTTTCACCTCCAACCTAGAAACTCCACTACGCCGCTGTTTTTGGAAGGGTCAAATTGCTGGGAGTGGTTATGGGATAGCCCAGTTTTTACTGTATGCTTCATATGCCCTTGGTCTTTGGTATGCATCCTGGCTTGTGAAGCATGGGATCTCTGACTTCTCCAAAACGATCAGAGTTTTCATGGTTCTAATGGTGTCCGCAAATGGTGCGGCTGAAACACTGACCCTAGCCCCTGACTTCATTAAAGGTGGTCGAGCCATGCAGTCTGTCTTTGACCTCCTTGACCGCAAAACTGAAATTGAACCTGATGATCCAGATTCCACCCCGATGCCTGATCGAATTCGTGGAGAAGTGGAACTGAAACATGTGGACTTTTCTTATCCATCCCGCCCTGATATGCCAGTTTTCCGCGACCTTAGTATTCGGGCTCGAGCTGGTAAAATTCTTGCCCTTGTTGGCCCTAGCGGATGTGGAAAGAGCTCAGTCATTGCACTTGTTCAGAGATTCTATGAGCCATCATCCGGGCGTGTTATAATTGATGGCAAAGACATTCGCAAATACAATCTCAAGACATTGCGGCGTCACATTGCAGTAGTCCCACAAGAACCAAGTCTATTTGCAACAACCATATACGACAACATTGCTTACGGCCATGAATCAGCAACAGAAGCCGAGATAACGGAAGCAGCAACATTAGCTAATGCCCACAAATTCATTTCATCATTGCCAGATGGCTACAAAACTTTTGTTGGCGAAAGAGGAGTTCAATTATCCGGAGGACAGAAGCAAAGAATTGCCATTGCTCGAGCTCTTCTAAGAAAGGCAGAACTAATGCTACTTGACGAAGCCACAAGTGCACTAGATGCCGAATCTGAAAGGTGTGTGCAAGAGGCTCTGGAGCGTGCTTGCTCTGGAAAGACCACCATCATCGTGGCTCACCGCCTATCCACAATAAGAAACGCTCATGTCATTGGAGTCATCGACGACGGAAAAGTGGCAGAACAAGGCTCACATTCACATCTACTAAAGAACTACCCTGATGGCTGTTACTCACGTATGATACAGCTGCAGAGGTTTTCACATGGGCAGGCTGTAAATATGGCAACAGGCTCAAGCTCCTCAACAGCACGCCCCAGGGAGGACCAAGACAGAGAATGA
- the LOC108224806 gene encoding uncharacterized protein LOC108224806, which translates to MVCLFCLLPLFLLPIVNILPLLFDRIMVKVYRLFGWDYRRPERAPPACPYKPPANKINDTAAGEPDPVVPEHVQKHTGVNDHKLD; encoded by the exons ATG GTCTGCCTGTTCTGTCTTTTGCCTCTTTTTCTGTTGCCAATCGTTAACATTTTACCTCTCTTATTCGATCGCATCATG GTTAAGGTATACAGGTTGTTTGGATGGGATTATAGGAGGCCAGAAAGGGCGCCACCGGCTTGTCCTTACAAGCCGCCAGCTAACAAGATTAATGATACT GCTGCTGGGGAGCCTGATCCTGTTGTCCCAGAGCATGTCCAAAAACATACGGGGGTCAATGACCACAAGCTTGATTGA